GGCAGCGTGAAGGCCGCCGCCTGAATGTGCTGCGGCACCTGATGACAGCAAGCTCGAAGTAAACATAACGCCCAGCACGCCCCAGGAAGAAGACACGCCCGCATGCACATTCTGGCCAGTCAGACGCGACGGATTGACGACGGTGGTGATGCCGTCGACCTCGGGCAGTCGCCCGCCGATATCCTGTTCCTTTCGGCAGCGGACACTGAGCTCGGCGGTTTCGCGTCCTCACACGCCGCACTTGAGGCGGGCCGCGCGAGCCTGCGTCTCGCCAACCTGATGGCGCTGGCACATCCCTATTCGATCGATCTCTACGCCGAACAGACGGTCAGGGGATCGAAGCTCGTGATCCTGCGCATCCTGGGTGGTGTCGAATACTGGCGCTACGGTCTTGAACGCATCGGCGAAGAGATCCGGGCGGCCGGCAGTGAGCTGGTCGTCATTCCGGGCGACGACAAGTGGGATGAGCAACTGACGTCCCATTCGACGCGCCCCGCCGACGAGGTTCACAGGTTCTGGCGCTACTGCGTCGAAGGGGGCTCGGAAAACTACGCCAACGCGTTGCGGTATGCCGCTTTTCTGCTTGGCCTGGGCGCAGAGCCGGCGCATCCGGTTCCACTCCCGCGGGCCGGGATCTACCTCAAGGGGCAGACGGCATCGGATCTTCAGGACTGGAAGGCGGTCTGGCCCAACGCGCCGCGGCCCGTCGCTGCCATCACCTTCTACCGGGCACTCATTCAGGGTGCGCAGACCGCGCCCATAGATGCGCTTGTCGAGGCGCTCGATCAGGCCGGTATCAATGCCTTGCCCGTCTTTGTTTCCAGTTTGAAGGAAGCCGAATCCGTCGCGATCCTGGAAAGCCTGTTTGACGGGGCGCAGCCGGATGTCGTTCTGAACGGGACCGCCTTTGCGGTGTCGAAGGCAGGACGGGCGCACCAGCCGACACCGCTCGACAGGATCGGCAAACCCGTGCTTCAGGTGGTGTTTTCCTCCTCCTCGAAGGAAGGCTGGGAGGAAAGCGACCAGGGACTGTCCATCCGGGACCTGGCTATGCATGTCGTCCTGCCGGAGATTGACGGGCGCATTCTGACGCGCGCCGTTTCCTTCAAGGAGGAAGGCGTTTTCGATGAGGCCACGCAGTCGACCCCGGTGCGGTTCACGCCTGTTTCCGACAGGGTCGAGTTCGTCGCCGCCCTGGCCGCGAACTGGGCAGCGCTTGGCCGGACGCCGGAGGCCGACAAGAAGACGGCGCTGATTCTGGCGAATTACCCGAACAAGGACGGCCGGATCGCCAATGGTGTCGGCCTTGACACGCCCGCATCCTGCACCGCGCTTCTGGCCGCGATGGATTCAGCCGGGTTTGAGACGGGAGATGCACCTGAAACGCCGGCAGCGCTGATGAAACTGCTCACGTCCGGCGTGACCAACGCATTGGACGGATGCGCGGACCGGCAGACGTACGAAGAACTCTCGCTGTTTGACTATCAGCGGGATTACGCGGGATTGCCGGCGGACTTGAGGACTGCCGTATCGGATCGTTGGGGGACACCGGAGAGCGACCCGCATGTGGTCGACGGCAAGTTCCGGCTCGCGCTGCACCGGTTCGGCAACCAGGTCGTCGGAATTCAGCCGGCGCGCGGTTACAACATTGATCCCAAGGAAACCTATCACGATCCGGCTCTGGTCCCGCCGCACCATTATTTCGCATTTTATATCTGGTTGCGGCAGAACTTCGGTGCCGATGCCGTCGTGCATCTCGGCAAACACGGAAATCTTGAATGGTTGCCGGGCAAGGCGCTTGCCCTGTCGCATAACTGTTTCCCGGAAGCCGTTCTCGGTCCGGTTCCCAATGTTTACCCCTTCATCGTCAACGATCCCGGCGAAGGGGCGCAGGCGAAGCGACGGACTTCCGCCGTCATCGTCGATCATCTGACACCACCGTTGACACGGGCCGAAAGTCACGGTGTTGCAGAGGAACTGGAGACGCTGCTGGACGAATACTATCTCGCCAGCGGTGTCGACCCGCGCCGCCTGAAGGTTCTGACGTGTGACATTCTCGACGTGGCGGTGCGCCATGGCCTCGACAGGGACATCGGCCTCGACGACGACATGGACGAGGAAACGCGTCTTGCCCGTCTCGATGCGCATCTTTGTGATCTGAAGGAACTGCAGATCCGGGACGGTCTTCACATTCTGGGACAAAGTCCGGACGGCGATCAGCTTGTCGACCTGCTTTGTGCGCTCGCGCGTGTGCCGCGCGGCCCGGAACCCCGTCAGCAGAGCCTGCAAAGAGCGCTCGCACGGGATCTGGACCTCGGTGATTTCGACCCGCTCGATTGCGACTTTGCGCAGGCCTGGTCCGGCGCGACACCTGAAGTGCTTTTGACAACCAGCGACGCTCCCTGGCGATCGAACGGTGACACGGTTGAAAGACTGGAACTCTTGTCCCGGGATCTTGTCGCAGGCACGTGCCCCCCGAAGAGTGATTGGCAGGAAGCCGGTGCAGTGCTCGACGAGATCGAAACAACGCTGCGGCCGTCCGTCCTGGCGTCGGGGCCCTCGGAAACAGCGTCGGTCCTGAAAGCACTCGATGGCCGGTTCGTGGAACCGGGGCCGTCCGGCGCGCCTTCGCGCGGGCGCCCGGACGTGCTGCCGACCGGAAAGAATTTCTACTCGGTTGATGTCCGCGCGGTGCCGACCGAGACGGCCTGGCGGCTCGGCTGGCAGTCGGCCGCTCTTGTCGCCGACCGCTACTTTCAGGAAGAAGGCGAATGGCCGACATCCCTGGTCCTGACCTGCTGGGGCACGGCCAACATGCGCACGGGCGGAGATGATATTGCCCAGGCCCTGGCGCTGATCGGCGCAAGGCCTGTCTGGGAGCCGGCATCGGGCAGGGTGAGCGGTTTTGAAATCCTGAAACTGTCGGACCTGGGGCGTCCGCGCATAGATGTGACCTTGCGGGTCTCGGGTTTTTTCCGCGATGCGTTTCCGCACCAGATGGACCTGTTCGACAGCGCGGTGCGCGCCGTGGGGGCGTTGCAGGAGCCGGACGATGCGAACCCGATTGCCGCGCGTATGAAAGCGGACGCATTCAGGCTCCGGGCGGAAGGCATCGGATCGGACGAGGCAGAGCGCCGCGCCGGGTTCCGCGTTTTCGGTTCGAAGCCAGGCGCTTACGGAGCCGGGCTTCAGGCGTTGATTGACGAGGGGCTCTGGCAGGAACGCTCGGACTTTGCCGACACATTTCTCGGCTGGGGCGGATATGCCTATGGCGGCGGTGCGTCCGGAGCGGGCGCAAGGGAGGAACTAACCACGCGACTCACGTCCGTAGATGCGGTCCTGCACAACCAGGACAACCGCGAACACGATCTTCTGGACAGCGACGATTATTACCAGTTCGAAGGCGGTCTTGCGGCGACCGTTGAAACACTCAAGGGCGCTGCCCCGAAAGTCTTCCACAACGATCATTCCCGCCCCGAACGCCCGGTTGTCAGGACACTCTCGGAAGAAATCGGCAGGGTCGTGCGCGGGCGTGCCGCCAATCCCAAGTGGATACGCGGCGTGATGCGCCACGGCTACAAGGGCGCTTTCGAGATGGTTGCGACGCTTGACTACCTGTTCGCGTTTTCAGCCACGACGACTGCTGTCGGCGACCATCATTTCGAACAACTCTTCGATGCCTATATCGACGACCCGGAGGTCCGTGACTTCCTGAAGGATGCCAACCCCGCCGGTTATGCCGACATGCTGTCCCGTTTTCTGGAAGCGATTGATCGCGACCTCTGGACGCCGAGGCGTAATTCGACCCATGCTGTGCTGAACGACCTTAAGACGAGTTTTGAAGGGACACCCAAGCCGTGACTGCCGAAAGCGAAAAGCCCGAGCTGACCGAAGACGAACTGAATGCCCGTCACGCGGAGAAGATGCGCAAGAAAAAGGCCGCGCGCGACAAGATCATGGCGACCAAGACCATCGAAAAAGGGCTGCTGATCGTTCACACGGGCAAGGGCAAGGGAAAGTCGACTGCCGGTTTCGGCATGGTCTTCCGCTCGCTCGGTCACGGCCACAAGGTCGGTGTCGTCCAGTTCGTGAAAGGCCGGATCGAAACCGGTGAACGCATGGCGCTGGAGCGCTTTTCCGATCTGGTGACGATCAAGCGCATGGGCGAGGGGTTCACCTGGGAAACGCAGGACCGCCAGCGTGACATCGATGCGGCGGAGCAGGCTTGGGAAGCTGCCAAGGACATGATCACCTCAGGGGACTACCGCCTGATCCTCTGCGATGAACTCAACATCGTGCTGCGCTACGACTACATCGACATCGCCAAGGTGGTCGAGTTCCTGAAGAACGAAAAACCCGATGATGTTCATGTCGTCGTGACCGGCCGCAACGCAAAGGACGAACTCATCGAGATCGCCGATCTCGTCACCGACATGACCCAGGTAAAGCACCCGTTCCGGTCCGGCGTGAAGCCGCAGGAAGGCATCGAATTCTAGTCTTGAGGATCGGTGCGCACACGCAACAAGGAAGGATTGATCGCAATGGGCAAGATCTTTGATGACGGTCTGCGCTCCGCGTCGCCCCATCATGCCGAATTGGTTCGCAAATACGAGCTCTACCGAACCGTGGTCGAATTTCTGGCCGCGCTGACCTTTATCGTCGGGAGCATCTTCTTCTTCTATCCCAAGCTCGTGTTTTCCGGGACATGGCTGTTTCTGATCGGGTCTTTCCTGTTTGCGGTGCGGCCATCCATAAGGCTGCTGCTTGAACTTCGTCTTGCGAACCTGCCGGTGCCCGCAGAATTCAGACCCTATGGCGCCGAGCCGGTCGAAGGTGATCCGAAACCATGACGCGATCAGATGCGGAACCGAAAACACCCGCATTGATGATCCAGGGAACCGGCTCGAATGTCGGCAAGAGCCTCATTGTGGCAGGTCTCTGCCGGCTCTTTGCCAACCGGGGGCTCACCGTTCGCCCGTTCAAACCGCAGAACATGTCGAACAATGCCGCCGTTACGGATGACGGCGGTGAAATCGGCCGCGCGCAAGCGCTGCAGGCACTCGGCTGCAGGACGCCGTCTTCGGTTCACATGAACCCGGTTCTCCTGAAACCGGAGACCGACACCGGTGCGCAGATCATCGTCCAGGGTAAACGCTTCGGCACCATGCGTGCGCGTGAGTATGGAAAGCAGAAGAACACGCTTTTACCGAAGGTTCTGGAGAGTTTTTCAACCATTGCATCAAAAGCGGATCTGGTTCTGGTCGAAGGCGCCGGCAGCCCCGCCGAGATCAACCTCAGATCCGGCGACATCGCTAACATGGGGTTTGCGGAAGCAGCCGGGCTGCCTGTGATCCTGTGCGCGGATATCGACCGGGGCGGCGTGATCGCATCCGTTGTCGGCACGCACGCGGTTCTTGAGCTGGAAGAACAGAACCGCATCAAGGGCTTTTTCATCAACCGCTTTCGGGGGGATCCCAGCCTCTTTGACGATGGCATGCGCGAGATCGCGGCAAGGACCAGGTGGCGGGGGCTTGGTGTTGTGCCGTGGTTTGCGGATGCGGGGAAACTGCCGGCGGAAGATGCGCTCGGCCTCGAAGACGGCTTCGGGCAGGGCAGCCTCAAGATTGCCGTTCCCGTGATTTCCCGGATTGCCAATTTCGATGATCTCGATCCGCTGCGGCTCGAACCCGGTGTGTCGCTCACACTTGTGCAGCCGGGCGAACCCTTGCCGGGCGATGCCGATATCGTCCTTCTTCCCGGTTCCAAGTCGACGATTGGAGACCTGGCCTTTTTCCGCGGGCAGGGGTGGGACATCGATCTGATGGCTCACCATCGTCGCGGTGGCCAGATCCTCGGGGTTTGCGGCGGCTATCAGATGCTGGGACAATCGATTTCCGATCCCGACGG
This region of uncultured Roseibium sp. genomic DNA includes:
- the cobN gene encoding cobaltochelatase subunit CobN — encoded protein: MHILASQTRRIDDGGDAVDLGQSPADILFLSAADTELGGFASSHAALEAGRASLRLANLMALAHPYSIDLYAEQTVRGSKLVILRILGGVEYWRYGLERIGEEIRAAGSELVVIPGDDKWDEQLTSHSTRPADEVHRFWRYCVEGGSENYANALRYAAFLLGLGAEPAHPVPLPRAGIYLKGQTASDLQDWKAVWPNAPRPVAAITFYRALIQGAQTAPIDALVEALDQAGINALPVFVSSLKEAESVAILESLFDGAQPDVVLNGTAFAVSKAGRAHQPTPLDRIGKPVLQVVFSSSSKEGWEESDQGLSIRDLAMHVVLPEIDGRILTRAVSFKEEGVFDEATQSTPVRFTPVSDRVEFVAALAANWAALGRTPEADKKTALILANYPNKDGRIANGVGLDTPASCTALLAAMDSAGFETGDAPETPAALMKLLTSGVTNALDGCADRQTYEELSLFDYQRDYAGLPADLRTAVSDRWGTPESDPHVVDGKFRLALHRFGNQVVGIQPARGYNIDPKETYHDPALVPPHHYFAFYIWLRQNFGADAVVHLGKHGNLEWLPGKALALSHNCFPEAVLGPVPNVYPFIVNDPGEGAQAKRRTSAVIVDHLTPPLTRAESHGVAEELETLLDEYYLASGVDPRRLKVLTCDILDVAVRHGLDRDIGLDDDMDEETRLARLDAHLCDLKELQIRDGLHILGQSPDGDQLVDLLCALARVPRGPEPRQQSLQRALARDLDLGDFDPLDCDFAQAWSGATPEVLLTTSDAPWRSNGDTVERLELLSRDLVAGTCPPKSDWQEAGAVLDEIETTLRPSVLASGPSETASVLKALDGRFVEPGPSGAPSRGRPDVLPTGKNFYSVDVRAVPTETAWRLGWQSAALVADRYFQEEGEWPTSLVLTCWGTANMRTGGDDIAQALALIGARPVWEPASGRVSGFEILKLSDLGRPRIDVTLRVSGFFRDAFPHQMDLFDSAVRAVGALQEPDDANPIAARMKADAFRLRAEGIGSDEAERRAGFRVFGSKPGAYGAGLQALIDEGLWQERSDFADTFLGWGGYAYGGGASGAGAREELTTRLTSVDAVLHNQDNREHDLLDSDDYYQFEGGLAATVETLKGAAPKVFHNDHSRPERPVVRTLSEEIGRVVRGRAANPKWIRGVMRHGYKGAFEMVATLDYLFAFSATTTAVGDHHFEQLFDAYIDDPEVRDFLKDANPAGYADMLSRFLEAIDRDLWTPRRNSTHAVLNDLKTSFEGTPKP
- the cobO gene encoding cob(I)yrinic acid a,c-diamide adenosyltransferase, whose product is MTAESEKPELTEDELNARHAEKMRKKKAARDKIMATKTIEKGLLIVHTGKGKGKSTAGFGMVFRSLGHGHKVGVVQFVKGRIETGERMALERFSDLVTIKRMGEGFTWETQDRQRDIDAAEQAWEAAKDMITSGDYRLILCDELNIVLRYDYIDIAKVVEFLKNEKPDDVHVVVTGRNAKDELIEIADLVTDMTQVKHPFRSGVKPQEGIEF
- a CDS encoding YrhK family protein codes for the protein MGKIFDDGLRSASPHHAELVRKYELYRTVVEFLAALTFIVGSIFFFYPKLVFSGTWLFLIGSFLFAVRPSIRLLLELRLANLPVPAEFRPYGAEPVEGDPKP
- a CDS encoding cobyric acid synthase yields the protein MTRSDAEPKTPALMIQGTGSNVGKSLIVAGLCRLFANRGLTVRPFKPQNMSNNAAVTDDGGEIGRAQALQALGCRTPSSVHMNPVLLKPETDTGAQIIVQGKRFGTMRAREYGKQKNTLLPKVLESFSTIASKADLVLVEGAGSPAEINLRSGDIANMGFAEAAGLPVILCADIDRGGVIASVVGTHAVLELEEQNRIKGFFINRFRGDPSLFDDGMREIAARTRWRGLGVVPWFADAGKLPAEDALGLEDGFGQGSLKIAVPVISRIANFDDLDPLRLEPGVSLTLVQPGEPLPGDADIVLLPGSKSTIGDLAFFRGQGWDIDLMAHHRRGGQILGVCGGYQMLGQSISDPDGIEGPPGTVEGLGFLDVKTVLTAEKSTVYAEGTHLASGAAFSGYEIHIGRTDGPDCDRPMMQLKNGSLDGAVSEDGRVCGTYVHGLFTSDKFRSAFLAALGASSELAYGRSIDRILDDLARHLESVLDVDAIFEIAAGGSSPPSAERLQAAGPKAPV